Proteins from one Nicotiana tabacum cultivar K326 chromosome 23, ASM71507v2, whole genome shotgun sequence genomic window:
- the LOC107793256 gene encoding putative trehalose-phosphate phosphatase F produces the protein MDLNSTKASPVLTDPSPLNKSRLGIHSSLLPYSQSGPSFSTSVLTIPRKKPAKLDDVRSNGWLDAMMSSSPPRKKILKEVNIDVSSDDADVTHLSWMIKYPSALNSFQQIMRQARNKQIVIFLDYDGTLSPIVDDPDRAFMSNEMRSAVRNVAKYFPTAIISGRRRDKVYELVGLTELYYAGSHGMDIMLPVKNMSSTNDSKCIKSTDQQGKEVNLFQPARKFLPMIDEVFKTLVEKTKDIKGAKVEHHKFCASVHYRNVDENNWPVVAQYVHDVLKDYPRLRLTHGRKVLELRPVIDWHKGKAVEFLLESLGFSNSNDVLPIYIGDDSTDEDAFKALRGKYQGYGILVSTIPKESNAFFSLRDPSEVKEFLESLARTMEDKAI, from the exons ATGGACTTGAATTCGACGAAAGCCTCTCCAGTTCTTACGGATCCTTCACCATTGAACAAGTCCAGATTGGGGATCCATTCTAGTTTGTTGCCTTACTCACAATCTGGGCCTTCATTCTCCACTAGCGTGCTAACAATTCCTAGAAAGAAGCCAGCGAAGCTTGATGATGTTCGATCCAATGGTTGGCTCGACGCAATGATGTCTTCTTCACCTCCTAGGAAGAAGATTCTGAAGGAAGTAAACATTGATGTTTCTTCCGATGATGCTGATGTTACTCACCTTTCTTGGATG ATCAAGTATCCGTCAGCTCTCAACTCCTTTCAGCAAATTATGAGGCAAGCAAGGAATAAACAGATAGTCATCTTCTTAGATTATGATGGGACTCTTTCTCCTATTGTTGATGACCCTGACCGTGCTTTTATGTCCAATGAG ATGCGCTCCGCTGTCAGGAATGTTGCAAAGTATTTCCCAACAGCCATCATAAGTGGAAGAAGACGTGATAAG GTTTATGAGCTGGTAGGTCTAACTGAACTTTATTATGCCGGTAGCCATGGTATGGACATCATGTTGCCAGTCAAAAATATGTCGTCTACTAACGATTCTAAGTGTATTAAATCTACTGATCAGCAG GGCAAGGAAGTTAATCTGTTCCAGCCTGCTCGTAAATTTTTACCTATGATTGATGAG GTTTTTAAAACCCTTGTCGAGAAAACTAAAGACATTAAGGGTGCAAAGGTTGAGCACCATAAGTTTTGTGCCTCTGTACATTACCGTAATGTAGATGAAAAT AATTGGCCAGTCGTTGCACAATATGTCCATGATGTCTTGAAAGACTACCCTCGACTACGGCTAACTCATGGGCGGAAG GTTTTAGAGCTCCGTCCTGTAATTGATTGGCAcaaaggaaaagcagttgaaTTCCTGCTGGAATCACTGG GTTTTAGTAACAGCAATGACGTGCTCCCGATATATATTGGAGATGACAGCACAGACGAAGATGCATTCAAG GCATTGAGAGGGAAATATCAAGGTTATGGAATTCTTGTTTCAACTATCCCAAAAGAGAGCAATGCTTTCTTCTCTCTCAGGGATCCTTCAGAG GTCAAAGAATTCTTGGAATCTCTTGCAAGGACAATGGAGGATAAAGCTATATAA